In Labrus bergylta chromosome 1, fLabBer1.1, whole genome shotgun sequence, one genomic interval encodes:
- the exoc1l gene encoding exocyst complex component 1-like, whose product MSSLLKEEMQRVLFRPSKQRLVEFIEIEEPLDGRHFLCVSAAKGKVVQLSIVRCQISQAPLKSGSKKSSTKRSSIQECYRRTEVWSLQDLTLVDGRDADVDDPCFLLHFDKVRTVTATSCSAKYAFVRALVVLSDQHCQRSLNLTNFDWAYIKPTSFYSNRGDCVVLSQICFYAFNLVCLSMCPVPLDA is encoded by the exons ATGTCGTCTCTTCTGAAGGAGGAGATGCAGAGAGTTTTATTCCGACCTTCGAAACAGAGACTGGTTGAGTTTATTGAGATTGAGGAGCCATTGGACGGAAGACATTTTCTCTGCGTCTCAG CCGCTAAGGGCAAAGTGGTGCAGTTGAGCATAGTGCGATGTCAGATATCTCAGGCGCCCCTGAAGTCTGGCTCCAAGAAGTCCAGCACCAAACGCTCCAGCATACAGGAGTGCTACCGGAGGACGGAGGTCTGGTCCCTGCAAGACCTGACTCTAGTGGACGGACGAGATGCCGATGTG GATGACCCCTGCTTCCTGCTGCACTTTGACAAGGTGCGCACAGTGACGGCCACCAGCTGCTCAGCCAAATACGCTTTTGTGCGAGCCCTGGTGGTGCTCAGCGACCAGCACTGTCAGAGGTCACTGAACCTGACGAACTTTGACTGGGCCTACATCAAGCCCACCTCCTTTTACTCCAACAGAGGAGACTGTGTggttttatcacagatatgcttCTATGCATTCAATCTTGTATGTCTGTCCATGTGTCCCGTGCCCCTGGATGCATAA